One Trichomycterus rosablanca isolate fTriRos1 chromosome 10, fTriRos1.hap1, whole genome shotgun sequence DNA window includes the following coding sequences:
- the tdrkh gene encoding tudor and KH domain-containing protein — protein sequence MAAVQEGPWKSLSSGKKVVLAAGLSVGATVGYIVYRHIRSSSAQRQETDQSRFSMPLEVYRSIARHQSTFLDLVSQKSGAQVNIQPDSQDPSSVSFLLQGKAEQILLAKCALEKLATDSELVTDFIDVPQNAFGRIIGRGGETLKLISRTSGARINCPRERGCSLEEKGKVTIMGTRQEVRRAKDMIMEKVLENETVRKRISQSSALRQKRKALELEPVHKSQSADSELLRTENGDDLLSPLTETGFTQANSYSGFASSADHTTENSLKSDEEEIPSPVLPLEFSKFEIPSPDLSFQPGEHLEVYVSASENPQHFWIQIIGVRSLQLDKLTTEMSRFYSGDALQEHRVETIVVGDIVAAPYRNHGTWNRAQVLGVLGSGLVDLYYVDFGDNGELPRDQLRSMRSDFLSLPFQAIECSLAGVCPVGEVWTEEALDDFERLTYSAQWKPLLAKLCSYSHTEMSSWPSVTLYDNTLGKPVDLGEEMIQLGHAVSSQDAENGLREDQDEPRSLQKLLDDMTGATSELSLSCISLSEVASISGSVDDVLEDDFN from the exons ATGGCAGCAGTCCAGGAGGGACCGTGGAAAAGCTTGAGCTCAGGAAAGAAGGTGGTGCTAGCTGCAGGCCTTTCTGTCGGGGCCACAGTGGGCTACATTGTTTACCGGCACATTAGGAGCAGCAGTG CACAACGTCAAGAGACAGATCAGTCAAGGTTTTCAATGCCCCTTGAAGTGTACAGATCTATTGCAAGACATCAGAGCACCTTTCTTGATCTA GTGAGTCAGAAATCAGGAGCTCAGGTAAACATACAACCCGATTCACAGGATCCAAGCTCGGTCAGCTTCCTGCTTCAGGGCAAAGCGGAGCAGATTCTCCTGGCTAAGTGTGCTCTGGAGAAACTGGCCACAGACAGCGAGCTTGTCACTGATTTCATCGACGTGcctcagaatgcctttggacgAATAATAG GTCGAGGCGGTGAGACACTCAAGCTAATTAGCCGAACATCAGGGGCTCGGATAAATTGTCCACGTGAGCGTGGTTGCAGCTTGGAAGAGAAGGGCAAGGTCACAATTATGGGAACACGTCAAGAAGTACGGCGGGCTAAG GACATGATCATGGAGAAGGtgttggaaaatgaaactgTCCGGAAGCGAATAAGTCAGTCTTCTGCTCTGCGCCAGAAACGCAAAGCCCTCGAACTGGAACCAGTGCACAAATCTCAGAGTGCAGACTCTGAGCTTCTGAGAACCGAGAACGGAGATGATCTGCTCTCCCCTCTGACTGAGACGGGGTTTACTCAGGCCAACAGCTACAGTGGGTTTGCAAGCAGTGCTGACCACACAACAGAAAATTCACTGAAATCTGATGAGGAGGAGATTCCTTCACCAGTTTTACCACTGGAGTTTTCAAAGTTTGAAA TCCCCAGTCCAGATCTGAGCTTCCAACCCGGTGAGCATTTAGAAGTGTATGTTTCAGCATCTGAGAATCCACAGCACTTTTGGATCCAGATCATAGGCGTCCGATCACTTCAGTTGGACAAGCTTACTACAGAGATGAGCCGCTTCTACAGTGGCGATGCCTTAcag GAGCACAGAGTGGAAACTATTGTAGTAGGGGACATCGTTGCTGCTCCTTATCGGAACCATGGCACGTGGAACAGGGCTCAAGTGTTGGGGGTCCTGGGCTCAGGTTTGGTTGACTTGTATTATGTGGACTTTGGAGACAATGGAGAATTGCCACGAGATCAACTGCGCAGTATGAG AAGTGACTTCCTGAGCTTGCCCTTCCAAGCAATCGAGTGTAGTCTGGCAGGAGTGTGTCCTGTAG GAGAAGTCTGGACAGAGGAGGCTCTGGACGATTTTGAGAGACTGACATACTCTGCACAGTGGAAACCTTTACTGGCTAAACTGTGCAGTTACTCTCACACAGAGATGTCTTCCTGGCCCAGTGTAACGCTGTATGATAACACGCTGGGAAAG cctGTGGACCTGGGTGAAGAGATGATTCAATTAGGCCATGCTGTGAGCAGTCAGGATGCGGAGAATGGACTAAGAGAGGATCAGGACGAGCCCAGATCTCTACAAAAGTTACTG GATGACATGACAGGTGCAACCTCAGAGTTGAGTCTCTCCTGCATAAGCTTGTCAG AAGTTGCCTCAATATCTGGAAGTGTGGACGATGTGCTTGAAGATGATTTTAACTGA